A single window of Flavobacterium aestivum DNA harbors:
- a CDS encoding patatin-like phospholipase family protein yields the protein MRALVISGGGSKGAFAGGVAQYLLQNKGHSYDLFIGTSTGSLLIPHLALGNIDKLHSIYTSVDMDKIFDINPFIIKKKKGVEYITINHFNVVRQFFRGKRTFGESRKLREFIKASISVSEFHHLQSLAKDVVVTVTNISKNEAEYKSVKNCTYEEFCDWIWISSNYIPFMSIVKKDRCEYGDGGFSSLIPIREAINRGATEIDVIILETEISITRTILGKNPFSLLIDLFLFTLDQVGKLDLLNGKLAAKNKNVKLNLYYTPTKLTNNALIFNKVKMKKWWQLGFIYAQNKSEIMSEIR from the coding sequence ATGCGAGCATTAGTCATTTCTGGTGGTGGAAGTAAAGGTGCATTTGCAGGGGGAGTTGCCCAGTATTTACTGCAAAACAAAGGGCATTCCTATGATCTGTTTATTGGGACTTCGACAGGGAGTTTATTGATTCCTCATCTTGCTTTAGGGAATATAGATAAGCTTCATTCCATTTATACAAGTGTTGATATGGATAAGATATTTGATATCAATCCATTTATTATCAAAAAGAAAAAAGGCGTAGAATATATAACCATCAACCATTTCAACGTGGTTCGGCAATTTTTTAGAGGCAAAAGAACTTTTGGAGAAAGCCGAAAATTACGGGAATTTATTAAAGCCAGTATTTCAGTTTCAGAATTTCATCATTTACAGTCGTTAGCAAAAGATGTGGTGGTAACGGTTACGAATATCTCTAAAAATGAAGCTGAATATAAGTCGGTAAAAAATTGTACTTACGAGGAGTTTTGTGACTGGATTTGGATATCGAGTAATTATATTCCGTTTATGAGCATCGTCAAAAAAGATCGTTGCGAATATGGCGATGGCGGATTTTCCAGTTTAATTCCAATTAGGGAAGCGATTAATCGCGGAGCTACAGAAATTGATGTTATTATCTTAGAAACCGAAATTAGCATTACAAGAACTATCTTAGGGAAAAATCCTTTTTCGTTATTAATCGATTTGTTTTTATTTACGTTGGATCAAGTTGGAAAACTTGATTTGTTGAACGGTAAACTCGCTGCAAAAAATAAAAACGTAAAACTCAATTTATATTACACACCGACCAAATTAACCAATAATGCACTCATTTTTAATAAAGTAAAGATGAAAAAATGGTGGCAGTTAGG
- a CDS encoding M1 family metallopeptidase, whose amino-acid sequence MKYIFLFLSTIVLAQQTKSVDFKTVYGQITINLNNKSITGLVNYTFEVLKPIDTIKIDAQNMIFSEVELNQKNIPFQTNGKELLLIYRFQKGKNSIQFRYEAKPKQTMYFVGSEATNNLQIWTQGQGKYTSHWFPSFDDVNEKVIFNMDVAFDSKYQVLSNGVLKNKAGNNNVTLWSYQMEKPMSSYLLMVAIGRFDKSIANAKSGVSLEMYIDPKDVSRREPTYRYSKEIFNYLEKEIGVKYPWKIYRQIPVSEFLYAGMENTSTTLFTTRYVVDAIGFEDRSYTNVNAHELAHQWFGDLITAQSGKDHWLQEGFATYYALLAERSIYGDDYFYSKLYESSMQLKQASKTDTIPVLNTKASSLSFYQKGAWALHVLREGIGEKAFRKAVKNYLKKYAYQNVTTQNFFDEIKKVSDYDLETFSKVWLETPVFNTEEANSLLMKNNAMKIQLEVAKLRNKPLSEKYAFFEKTLQSDVYFTVKVSIVSQLMKEKFEDKKQLLRLALQTQNLQVRQAVANTLQKIPEEFRTEYETLLNDKSYQTQESALYYLWNSFQNKRVDYLEKSKDWMGFNDFNLRILWLSLAASTPEYLTNKETYLQELVNYSSPKYEATTRQNALEYLINFNVINEDVLKNLVNATTHHMWQFSKFGRENIRILLKTPEIRTAFQTILPSLNEKEQFQLDRLLKE is encoded by the coding sequence ATGAAATACATTTTCCTGTTTTTATCCACAATTGTATTAGCACAACAAACAAAATCAGTAGATTTTAAAACCGTTTATGGTCAAATTACTATAAATCTAAATAACAAAAGCATTACAGGGTTAGTAAACTACACGTTTGAGGTATTGAAACCTATTGATACCATCAAAATTGATGCACAAAATATGATATTCTCTGAAGTGGAGTTGAATCAAAAAAATATTCCATTTCAAACCAACGGAAAAGAATTGCTTTTGATATATCGGTTTCAAAAAGGCAAAAATTCCATTCAGTTTAGATACGAAGCCAAGCCTAAGCAAACTATGTATTTTGTGGGATCTGAAGCCACAAATAATTTACAGATTTGGACACAAGGGCAAGGAAAATACACCAGTCATTGGTTTCCGAGTTTTGATGATGTCAATGAGAAAGTAATTTTTAATATGGATGTTGCTTTTGATTCTAAATATCAGGTGTTGTCAAATGGCGTTTTAAAAAACAAAGCAGGGAATAACAATGTAACCCTTTGGAGTTATCAAATGGAAAAACCAATGAGTTCCTACTTATTAATGGTTGCTATTGGAAGATTTGATAAAAGCATAGCAAATGCAAAATCAGGAGTTTCATTAGAAATGTATATCGATCCGAAGGATGTTTCTAGACGAGAACCAACCTATCGTTATTCTAAAGAAATTTTTAATTATTTGGAAAAAGAAATAGGAGTGAAATATCCTTGGAAAATCTATAGACAAATCCCTGTTTCAGAGTTTTTGTATGCAGGTATGGAGAACACTAGCACAACATTATTCACAACACGTTATGTGGTGGATGCTATTGGTTTTGAAGATCGCAGTTATACCAATGTCAATGCCCACGAACTGGCGCACCAATGGTTTGGAGATTTAATCACTGCTCAAAGTGGGAAAGACCACTGGTTACAAGAAGGCTTTGCAACCTATTATGCATTACTGGCGGAGAGATCTATCTATGGTGACGATTATTTTTATTCCAAACTATATGAATCGTCAATGCAACTCAAGCAAGCCTCCAAAACGGATACAATTCCGGTTTTAAATACCAAAGCAAGTTCTTTATCTTTTTATCAAAAAGGAGCTTGGGCTCTGCATGTTTTAAGAGAAGGAATAGGGGAGAAAGCTTTTAGGAAAGCGGTAAAAAACTATCTTAAAAAATATGCTTATCAAAATGTGACAACGCAAAATTTCTTTGACGAAATCAAGAAAGTGTCGGATTATGATTTAGAGACTTTTAGTAAAGTGTGGCTTGAAACACCTGTGTTTAATACTGAGGAAGCCAATAGTTTATTGATGAAAAATAATGCAATGAAGATTCAGCTTGAAGTTGCTAAACTAAGGAATAAACCACTTTCGGAAAAATATGCCTTCTTCGAAAAAACACTACAATCTGATGTTTATTTTACAGTAAAAGTGTCTATTGTTAGTCAGCTCATGAAAGAGAAATTTGAAGATAAAAAACAGTTATTGCGATTGGCGCTACAAACTCAAAATCTTCAGGTTCGTCAGGCTGTAGCAAATACACTTCAAAAAATACCCGAAGAATTCAGAACCGAGTATGAAACATTACTGAATGATAAATCCTATCAAACACAGGAATCTGCTCTGTATTATTTATGGAATAGTTTTCAAAATAAAAGAGTCGATTATTTAGAAAAATCAAAAGATTGGATGGGATTTAATGATTTTAATCTTCGAATTCTGTGGTTGTCTTTAGCAGCTTCAACACCTGAATACTTAACCAACAAAGAAACGTATCTTCAAGAGTTAGTTAATTACTCTTCTCCTAAATATGAGGCCACAACACGACAAAATGCTTTAGAATATCTAATCAATTTTAACGTTATCAACGAAGATGTTTTAAAGAATTTAGTCAATGCCACAACGCATCATATGTGGCAATTTTCAAAATTTGGTAGAGAGAACATTCGTATTTTATTAAAAACTCCAGAAATCAGGACTGCTTTCCAAACCATATTGCCTAGTTTAAACGAAAAAGAACAATTTCAATTGGATAGATTGTTAAAGGAATAG
- a CDS encoding diphthine--ammonia ligase, which translates to MKKKALFNWSSGKDSALALYKILQDEEYEISCLLTSVNHQFQRISMHGVRVELLEQQAKSIGLPLEIMQIPEMPTMEVYESVMQTTLTKLKEQGITHSVFGDIFLEDLRKYRENKLSEMGFEGVFPLWKIPTHDLIQEFIALGFKTIVVCVNERFLDKSFVGRVIDQDFINDLPENVDVCGENGEFHTFAFDGPIFSKPIEFEIGEVVYRKYEKPKEEDSSDTACDTSASDAFDYGFWYCDLVVK; encoded by the coding sequence TTGAAGAAGAAAGCCCTTTTTAATTGGAGCAGCGGAAAAGATTCTGCTTTAGCTCTTTATAAAATACTACAAGACGAAGAATATGAAATTAGCTGTTTATTAACGAGTGTCAATCATCAGTTTCAGCGTATTTCTATGCATGGCGTTCGGGTTGAATTACTAGAACAACAAGCTAAAAGCATTGGATTACCACTAGAGATCATGCAAATTCCAGAAATGCCAACGATGGAAGTCTATGAGTCCGTTATGCAAACTACCCTCACCAAATTAAAAGAGCAAGGAATTACACATTCTGTTTTTGGAGATATTTTTCTGGAAGATTTACGAAAATACAGAGAAAATAAATTGTCCGAAATGGGTTTTGAAGGCGTGTTCCCGCTCTGGAAAATACCTACTCATGATTTAATTCAAGAATTTATTGCATTAGGATTCAAAACCATTGTGGTTTGTGTTAACGAAAGATTTTTGGATAAAAGTTTCGTTGGTCGAGTGATTGATCAAGACTTCATTAATGATTTACCAGAAAATGTAGATGTCTGCGGTGAGAATGGGGAATTTCACACCTTTGCTTTTGACGGACCTATTTTCTCCAAACCAATTGAATTTGAAATTGGTGAAGTTGTTTATCGCAAATATGAAAAACCAAAAGAAGAAGATTCCTCAGATACGGCTTGTGATACTTCGGCATCGGATGCTTTTGATTATGGTTTTTGGTATTGTGATTTGGTGGTAAAATAA
- a CDS encoding aspartyl/asparaginyl beta-hydroxylase domain-containing protein, with protein sequence MEELIRTIKFPIVFDTERLKADVQKVLKQNWVDHYNTNDYSGKWTSIALMSQGGKSDAIYALPNNNEPIINTEVLDSCDYFKAILDGFLFEKTAVRLLQLAVGAEIKPHSDHCLGYEDGSFRLHIPIITNSEVEFILDGNRIIMNEGECWYIDANFIHSVANRGTNDRIHLVIDGIRNDWTDQLFFAEAHPDQFIRPKPMMSDEQKQLIIAELQRMGSVVANDLIKEIK encoded by the coding sequence ATGGAAGAGCTAATACGCACAATAAAATTCCCTATTGTTTTTGATACAGAACGTTTGAAAGCTGATGTTCAAAAAGTATTGAAACAAAATTGGGTTGATCATTACAACACCAATGATTATTCAGGCAAATGGACTTCTATAGCCCTGATGTCACAAGGAGGAAAATCGGATGCTATATATGCTTTACCAAATAATAATGAACCCATTATAAATACAGAGGTTCTGGATTCTTGTGATTATTTTAAAGCCATTCTAGATGGTTTTTTATTCGAAAAAACTGCAGTACGCTTGTTACAATTAGCCGTTGGGGCGGAAATAAAACCTCACAGTGATCATTGCTTGGGATATGAAGATGGTTCTTTTAGATTGCATATCCCAATTATTACCAATAGTGAAGTAGAGTTTATTTTGGATGGCAATCGTATTATAATGAATGAAGGTGAATGCTGGTATATTGATGCAAATTTTATACATTCTGTAGCGAATCGGGGAACAAATGACCGCATACATTTGGTTATCGACGGTATTCGGAATGATTGGACAGATCAACTCTTTTTTGCGGAAGCCCACCCTGATCAATTCATAAGACCAAAACCTATGATGAGTGATGAACAAAAACAACTCATAATAGCTGAGTTACAACGTATGGGCTCAGTCGTGGCTAATGATCTAATTAAAGAGATTAAATAA